The following is a genomic window from Petrotoga sp. 9PWA.NaAc.5.4.
TCTTTAAGTGACAATTCATACTTTCCATCTTTTGTTTTACCGATAACTTTACCTTCAACTTCCTGTCCCACTTCAAGAAATTCACTTATTTCTTTAACATATTTTTTAGATATTTTTGAAATATGCACAAAACCTTCTTCTTTATTTTCTAATTCAAGATAAGCTCCAAACTTTTTAATGTCAACTACTTTACCTTTAACGAAATCTCCCACAGATATACTTTCATTAACCACAGTTTATACCTCGCCCGTTTTTTTTTATTACGAAAACCTTGTTAAGCCGTAATATCCTTTTTATTTTTCATAAAAAGTATTTTGGACCTGGCGATGGTCTTCACCTCCACAAATTTTATCTATTTTCGATTGATTAACGACATAAAATGTCGCCAACAAGGATCAATCGAACAAAGCTTTTTAACTTTTTAACTGAATTTACCTATTATTTAGCTTTCTGATAAATCCCCCCTACATAATATAATTTATAATGTTTAATTTTGCAAAAAATCTTTATATTTATTCTTAAACTTCTGAACTCTTCCTTCAGTGTCCAAAATTTGTGAACCCAATTCACCTTTATAGAATGGATGACATTCAGAACATACATCTAATCTAAAATTATCTATAGTTGAATACAGTGTATGTTCCGCACCACATGCACACTTAACAGTTATAAGTTTCATTTCTGGATGTATACCCGACTTCACTCCTAACACCTCTTTATTGTTAAATCTTTTCATTTAATTATATCATAGTTGATATAAATATGTCAAATATAGTCATTTTTTAGAATTTACCAAGCTTTTTAAGTTTTTGAGAAATTTCTCTAACTTTTTGAGCCTTTTCTTCGGCTGCTATTAATATACCGTTTTCACTTTCTACCACTATAATATTTGATAAACCTATGACACCAACGAACTTATCTGATTTGACAAAAACATTTTCACCATCTATAACTTCAACATTAAGATCTTTGTCACTGTACCCTGTTAATTCCCTTATTGATACCCAGTTTCCAACATCCGACCATATAAAGTTTGACTTGACCACAAAAACATTTTTCGATTTTTCCATAAGGGCATAATCTATACTTATTTTCTCAACCTTAGGCATAACTTTTTTTAAATGAGAAAAATCTTTTGGATCAACATTTATAAGTTCTTTATATATTTCTGGAGCATATAAATTTATTTCTTTCAAAAAAGTATTCTTTTTCCACACGAACATGCCGCTATTCCAAAAAAAATTTCCTTTTTCTAAAAAACTTTTAGCTGTTTCTAAATTAGGTTTTTCGTGAAATGAAACGACCTTATAAATATTAGATTCTATATTTTCGCCAGCTTCAATATAACCGAAACCAGTTTCAGGTCTTGTTGGATTAATTCCTATTGTAAATAAACCCTCATATTTTTCAGCGCCAACTATTGCGATATCTAAAGTTTCCCAAAAATCTTTTTTACTTGGTATGTAATGGTCTGCAGGAAGTATGATTAAAGTTTCATTATTTTCAGCTAACTTTGTGCCGAGCATACAAGCTGGAGCGGTATTTTTTGGAATTGGTTCTAATATGATATTATCTTTGGGAAGTTCCGGAAGTTCTTTTAATGTCAGATCAAAATAATTTTCTGATGTAATTACATATATATCGTTTATATTCATTTTATAAGTCAATCTCTCAAAGGTTTCCCTGATTAAACTTTTATCTGAAAAAAGTTTTAAAAATTGTTTTGGTTTTTCAGAACTTGATAAAGGCCAAAATCTCTCTCCCGAACCACCTGCAAGAATTATGGCTTTCATTTTTACCTCCATTTTCTTATAATTATTTACTTGCTGCAGAAATTATAAAATCTACATTTTATAAATGTTTTAAAACTTAGTTTTTTCAAAAAGACATCCACTATTCTAATTTTAAATAATTGTCTATTTTTTAATTTCTTCACCACCAAAATCAATGGTATGCTGCACCATAAAAGATTTTTAACTTAACACGTCTTTGGTCATCGCAATGAAATCCCTTTCTGAACTCACTATAAATCAAAATCTTATTTCTCAAAAATCTTTATTTATAAAGTATCTATCTTATAATTATAATATAGATCTTTTAAAATTTTAAAGCTTAAATTTCTGAGACTAATAGTATATTAATAGTATATTACATATTACTTCGCTATGTATTTAAAATATAATGCGGCTAATGGGGGTAAAGTTATTATAATTGATTGATCTCTTCCATGAAAGGGAATATCTTGTGAATAAACTTCTTTTGGGTTATCTACTCCACTACCATAATATTCAGTCCAATCTGTATTAAAAATTTCTTTGTATACTCCTTTTTTAGGTATCCCTATTCTGTAATTTTCTCGAGGTACTGGTGTGAAATTAAATACACAAATCATAATTTCTTCAGAATCTTTGGCTTTTCGTATGAACGATATAACACTATTATCATAATCATTAAAGTCTATCCATTCAAACCCTTCGTAGCTGTGATCTATTTCAAATAAAGATCTATGTTTTTTGTATAATTCATTTAGGTCTTTTACAAAAAGATTTATTTTATTGTGAGGTTCATATTCGAGTAAATGCCAATCAAGACTATGTAAACAATCCCATTCTTTTCTTTGAGCTATATCTCCACCCATAAATAATAGTTTTTTTCCGGGATGAGCATACATGTAAGAATAAAAAAGTCTTAAATTAGCAAACTTTTGCCAATCATCACCCGGCATTTTCTCTAAAAGAGACCTTTTTCCATGAACTACTTCATCGTGAGAAATAGAAAGTATAAAATTTTCTGAAAATGCATAAATCAAAGAAAAAGTGAGATCATTTTGATGATATTTTCTAAATATAGGATCTTTACTAAAATATCTTAAGGTATCATTCATCCAACCCATGTTCCATTTAAATGAAAAACCTAATCCCCCAGCATCCACAGGTTTTGTTATTCCTGGAAAAGCTGTTGATTCTTCTGCAATAGTTAATATTCCAGGAAAATATTCATATGTTACTGTATTTAATTGTTTTATAAAATCAATAGCTTCTAAATTTTCTCTACCTCCGTATTTATTTGGTACCCATTCTCCAGGGTTTCTACTGTAATCAAGATAAAGCATAGATGCTACTGCATCCACTCTTAAGCCATCAATATGGTATTTATCAAGCCAAAATAAGGCGTTGGAAAGCAAAAAGTTCTTTACTTCATGTCTTCCGTAGTTAAATATATATGTACCCCAATCTTTATGCTCGCCTAATCTTGGATCTAAATGTTCGTATAGAGCCGTACCATCATATCTTCCTAAAGCATGCGAATCTTTTGGAAAGTGGCCTGGTACCCAATCAATGAAAACTCCTATTCCATTTTGGTGCATAATATCAACGAAGTACATAAATTCTTCAGGTTTACCGAATCTACTTGTAGGAGCGAAATATCCTGTAACTTGGTATCCCCAAGAAATATCTAAAGGGTGTTCCGCCACAGGAAGTAACTCTATGTGTGTATAATGATGTTCTTTAAGGTATTTAGAAAGTTTATTCGCTAGTTCGATATAACTTAAGAATTCATTTTCATCTTTTCTCGCCCAAGAACCTAAGTGCACTTCATAGATTGACATCGGTTCTTCAAACCAATTTTTATTTTTTCTTTCTTCCATCCATTTTGAATCATTCCATTTGTATTTATTCTCAATATCGTAAACTATGGCAGCAGTTTTAGGTCTTACTTCAAAAAAGGTACCGTAAGGATCAGTTTTTAATAATAATTCACTTGATTGTGTCTTTATTTCAAATTTGTAAAGATCTCCTTGTACCACTCCTGGTATAAAAATTTCCCATATACCAGAAGAACCTAATACTCTCATTTGATGAACCCTTCCATCCCAATTATTAAAATTTCCCACTACGCTCACTCTTTTTGCATTGGGAGCCCACGTTGCGAATAAAACACCTTCTATTCCATTTACTTTCATCGGATGTGCGCCTAATTTTTCATAAATTTTATAATGATTTCCTTCATTGAAAAGATATCTATCAAATTCAGAAATTATAGGTAAAAAAGAGTAAGGATCTTTGTAAGTCCATTTGTGACCATCTTCTGCAATACATTCAAATTCATAGTCGAAAAATTCGCTCCCTTCCACTTGTTTTTCAAAGAGTCCCGCTTCATGTATTTTTTCTAATTTTATTTTTTTGTCTTTGGTTATCAATTGTACTTCTGACGCAAAAGGTTGAATTGTCCTTATTACCAAATGTGAATTATCAAGTTTTCTTAGTCCTAAATAAATGAAAGGATCATGGCAATCCCCATTTATCAACATTTCAACTTCTTGAGGATTTAAAATAGGCATGTTATCACTCTCCATTAGAATTTAATATAATAATATCTTTAAAAATTCTAAAACTTAAACGCACCGGGTTTAATATAAATTCAAACGCTTACTTTTAAAAATTATTCGTTTCTAAATTATCTGAATTTAACAATATACTTTCCATTTTCCTGAGAAATTTTCCCCATAATCTCTAATTGAGAAATAGTTGATAAAATTAAAGAAATATCTTCTTCTGGTAAATTGTCACATATCGTATCTAAATTATCCGTGCCTTCCTCAATTAATTTTAAAATCTTTTCTGCTAAACCGCTATTTTCACTTTCAACTAAAGAGGTATTTTCATATTCATTAATATTGAATATTTCCTGCAAATGTTTAAAAGAAAGCAAAGGAATGGCTCCTGAGTAAATCAAATAATTTGTGCCATAGGAGTTTGGGCGCGTAATATCTCCAGGAACAGCAATTACTTCTCTTCCATAGTCTAAGGCGTATCTGGCAGTTATTAAAGAACCACTTTTCTTTGCGGCTTCGACAATGATAGTTTTTTCAGATAAACCAGCTATTATTCTATTTCTATATGGAAAAGTATATTTAGCAGCTTTAGTTCCGGGAAAATATTCAGAAATTATTAGTCCTTCTTTTTTGATTTTGTGATACAACCATTCATTTGATTTAGGATATATTATATCAATGCCGTTGCCAAATATAGCTATTGTTTTTTTAGCATTTTGATGAGCTATTGCATCGATACCATATGCCATACCACTTACTATGGTGTAAGCATTTAGATTTTTTACAATTTCTTCACATATAGTTTTGCCGTAATTAGTGGGTTTCCTTGTTCCAACAATAGAAACAGTGTTACTTTTAAGAAGTGAAATATCTCCCATGAAGTAAAGTATAACAGGTGGATCACTTATATTTTTTAATAGTTCAGGATATTCATCATCCCAGTAACTTAATATCTTTAAATCCTTTACTTGGTTTAATTGTTTCACTAATTGTCTTTTTCTATCCTCAAAATCTTCCTTAAATAAAGTGGGCAAAGTACAAGTTTTAACTATTTCTATTATTTCTTTGTTAGATTTTTTGTATCCTTCTTTAAGAGCTATTATATCTAATACATTCAACTTTTAAGTCTCCTTTATTTGGTAAAATACTATCTTTAGAAATTTTAAGATCTCTGTCGGACCTATTTTAAATTCAGATGCTCATTTTCTGAAAATTATAATTTCTAAAGTCCCTGTTGCCTTTTCCAATCTGAGAAAAATATTGGAGCATGAATAACAAAATTTCTACCTCCATTTTTTCTAAAGATCACAGAAACAAGTTGGGCTTGTTTATCTTTGTTTCCGTATGCTATATATATATGCTGTGGTTTCAAGTTGTTTTTTTCTAAAAAAAATAAAAAATCTGACAAAACATATGGATGAATTACAAAACAGCCTAAAGCTTTGTTTTTTAAAAGAAATTTTGATGCATAGACGAAATCTCCTAAGATTTCTATGCTTTCTGCAGATCTTGCTTCTCTTCTATCTTTTTTTTCGCTTTTTAATCCTTCAAAATAGTGTGGAGGATTGGAAATCAAAAAATCGAAAGATTCTGCATGAAAATGGCGACTTACATCTCTTGCATCAATATTTATAAATTCTACATTTTCTATGTTATTTGATTCTTTATTAAATATAGAAAAATTATATAATTCCCGCTGTATTTCAATTCCAGTAATCTTGATATCTTCATATAATTTTGCAAGGACTAAGCTAACATGTCCTATACCGCTTCCTAACTCTACTATAGAACAATTTGGTTTAACAGGCACAGTTGCTATCAATAATACACTCGCGTGTGTGGGTAGATGTGAATTATTAGGGTATCTTAAATTTAAATTTCTGTAGATTTGATCTATCTTTCCTATTTTATCTTTGAAATTCATTTCATGCACCATATTTAAATTAATGAATTATTACTCTAGTTCATAGAAATATTTAAGTAGAGGTGAATCTGTTGGAATAAATAAAATACTGTCCTCAAAAGAATTTATATAGATATTAGTTATTCTCTGCAATTCAAAAAAATCTTCGTCTAAAGAATATGCTTGAGAATAAATAGCAGTGGAACTCGCTTCGGCTGTTCCTCTTATTATTTCGGCTTCTTTTTTAGCCTCTGAAATTATCATGCTTGCTTGTCTGTCAGCTTCTGACCGCATTTTTTGGGCTTCTCTTTCGCCCTCTGCTCGTATTTGTGAAGCAATAGAATATCTTTCAGCATTCATTCTCTCATAAACTGCCTGAGCATTTTCTTGTGGTAGATCAGTTCTTTTAACTCTAACATCAACAATTTCTATACCAAAACTTTCTAAAGAATTTTTACTGCGATTTTTTATTTCATCCAATATTTCCAATCTTTTTTTTGAAAGTATTTCCTCAAATGTATACTTCGCAATTACATCTCTAACGTGAGAATATACTATGTCATCTAACCTATTAAGAGCTACTTCAACAGTTCTTAAAGTTTCTATAAATTTTTGAGGATCCACTATTCTCCATATTGCATATGTGTCAGAAATTATAGTTTTTTTATCAGCTGTTATAACTCTTTCAGGTGCGATATCATAAATCATGTATCTCTTATCTAATTTAACAACATTATCAACAAAAGGAACCTTTAGGTAGATACCAGGGTCTGTCTTTACATTTTTTATTTGACCAAATCTTAAAACAACTGCTTGCTGAGTCTGATCCACAATGTAAAAAGAAGTTAATGAAAAAAATACACCCAAAAATATTATAATAATTATTATTGCCCATAAAGTAGTGTTTTTCATTTCATATCACCACCAATTAATTTGCTTAAATCAAGTAAATTTAAGCTATTTCCTTTTTCTGATAGAATTTTAATATTAGCATTCGAAATCATTTGTTCAACAGAATCAAGAATCATCCTTTTCCTTGTTATTTCTTCAGCGTTCTGATACTCATATAATATCGCTTTAAATCTTTCTGTTTCACCTGTTGCCTTAGCAACTTGCTCGTAAGCATAGGCTTGAGCTTCATTTAAAATTTTTTGAGCTTCTCCTTCGGCTTTTGGTATTATATTGTTTGTATATCTTCTAGCTTCATTTATAAATTTCTCTTGGTCTTGTCTTGCGTTATTTACATCATCAAATGCAGCCACTACCGGATTCGGTGGATTAACTGATTGAAGATAAACATTTTCAATTTGAATACCCGAATTGTAAGAATCAAGAATCTCTTGTATGATTTGGGCCGATTCCATGGCTATTCTATCTCTTTCAGTGGTTAAAACATCGTCCAAATTAGAAAGGGCAACCCTTTCTCTTAAGATACTTTCAGAAGTAACTTTAACTAAGTCGTGCCCTTGGATAACATTAAAAGCATAAGATATAGGATCGTTTATTCTATATTGAACTACAGCTTCTATACTAATAATGTTTTCATCACCTGTTATCATATTTGCTTCCTCATTCACTGTTCTATAACTTAGAGTTGGGCCAGTGCCAAAAGTTCTAAATCCAATTTCTATTTTATTTATAGTTCTTACATTAACTTTAACGTGAGATTGAAAAGGATAAGGAAGATGAACGTGTATGCCAGGCCCTGTAGTTGAAGTATAAGCACCAAAAGTTTTCACCAAAGCAACTTCTGAAGGTCCAACTTGATAAACACCAGTTAGGAAATATGCGCCTAAGGCTACAATAATTATGATAATTATAATACCTTTCCATCTATTGTTCCCATTTTTATTTTTTTCTCTGAATTCCTCGTTTGGATCAAAAATTTCATACTCAGCCATATTTTTTCCTCCCTTCAAATTTACAAAAACACGAAATTTTAATTAGTTAAAAATAATTATAACATAAAAGTTTCATTTATTGCTACTTAATTTACAAAAAATAATCTTTAACAAAAGATACAGAATTCGGCAATGAATGTTATAATATAAAAATAATCCACATAAAAGTCTGAGATAAAATATCAATTAAACCTCTTGTTTTAGAACGCAGAGACAAAACCATTGTATATAACATCTTTCTACAATTCAAAAATAGCAAAGAAATAATGTTTTTATTTTAAACGTGTAAGTATTTTAGCAAAAAGAATTTTTAGGAAATAAGTTTTTGAATTTAAAAGCGGGTCCAGGGCGGAGCCCTTCTTCCCTCTTTCGGTACAAGTAGCGAAAAAATTAAAGGAATTCATATTTTGTAAAGATTAGAATTGAGGATTAGATAGAGATTTTGGAAATGAGAAGTTTTTAAAAATAAGCTTTTGAATTTAAAAGCGGGTCCAGGGCGGAGCCCTTCTCCATTTCTTTTGGTAAAAATAACGAAAAAGTTAAAGGATTTCATATTTTGTAAAGATTAGAATTGAGGAAGTATTTTTGAAAAAACTAAGATTCAAAAAATTATAGAATCTGATTTTCGGAATTTTTAAAGTGAGTAAAAGTTTAGAATTTGGGAGGTATTTATGGAAGAAAAAATAAAATACAAAATACTTGTTACAGGCGGAGCAGGATTCATAGGTTCTAACCTTGTAGATAAACTGATAGAAATTGGTCATACTGTAGTTGTGGTAGATAATCTTTCAACAGGGAATGCAGATTTTTTATCACCGTTAGCTTTATTTTATCAACAGGATATTCGAGATTATAAGGTTTTAGATATGATTTTTGAATCACATAAATTTGATTATGTTTTTCATTTGGCGGCACAAATTTCTGTTCCTGATTCTGTTAAAAATCCTAATAAAGACGCAGAAATTAACATAATGGGCACTTTAAATTTATTGGAACTTTGTTTAAAGTATGGGGTCAAGAAACTTATTTTTTCTTCTACAGGTGGTGCAATATACGGGGATAATGCACCAATACCAACAAGTGAAGAATATTGCCCACATCCTATGAGTCCTTACGCTATTTCAAAATTGGCGAGTGAACATTATATAAGATTTTTTTCAGATCAATATTCATTGAACTATTCAATTTTGAGATATTCAAACGTTTATGGACCTAAGCAAACTCCTAAAGGGGAAGCAGGTGTAGTAGCTATTTTTACTGAAAAAATGTTAAACAATGAAGAAACATATATTTATGGAGATGGAGAGCAAGTTAGAGATTTTATACATGTATACGATGTTGTTGAAGCGAATATCTTATCTTTGCAGAAAGGTGATAAAGAAGTTATTAACATTTCTACAAATTCAAAAACCACAATAAATGAACTTTTTAATATTATGAAGAAAGAAACAGAATATAATAAATTTCCCATTTATAAACCCCAAAGAGCCGGAGATATAAATGTTAGTTTGCTTTCAAACGATAAGGCAAAAATAGTTTTAGGTTGGTATCCAAAGTTAAAACTTCAAGAAGGAGTGAAGAACACTATTGACTGGTACAGAACCTCTATATGAAAAAATCAGGCCTCAAAAGATAGAAGATATTTTAGGTAATGAAAAGTTAAAAGAAATACTAAAAACCTGGGTAAATAATAAAAGAATAAGATCTTTCGTTATTTGGGGAGAGCCAGGTAGTGGAAAGTCAACTATAATTAGAGCTTTATTAAATGACATTAAAGATTTATATGAAATTTATTCTATTTCTGGTGCTCTTGAAGGTAAGAAAAAGATAAAAAGTATTATAGAGAAAGAAAACAACCTTTTTTCGAAATCAAAACTACTGTTTGTGGATGAAATACATAGACTTAATAAGGCAGAACAAGATACTTTACTTTTAAGCGTTGAAACAGGTGAATTAACGCTGATAGGAGCGACAACCGAAAATCCTGCTATTAGCATTAACCCTGCATTACTATCCAGGATCTTAGTTTTCAAGACTAACGAACTTGCCGAAAAAGATTATGAAATTTTATTTGATAATATTGAAAAATATTATGGTGATTTAAGAATAGAAAAAGAAGCAAGAAAAGCACTCGTCGAATACGCTGGAAAAGATATAAGAAGAATAATGAATTTAATAGAAACTACTAAAGAAGCTGGAAATAATCAAATAACTCTTGAATTGTTGAAAGATTTCACAGGATATCGATTGAATTATGATATAAAAAGTAAGTATGGTTTCATTTCTGCTTATATAAAAAGTGTAAGAGGTAGTGATCCAGACGCCGCTATTTTATATCTTGCTTACATGTTAGAAAGCGGTGAAGATCCTATGTATATTGCAAGAAGAATGGTTATTTTATCTTCAGAAGATATTGGCTTAGCTGACCCTAACGCTATAAACATAGCAGTTTCTGCGATGGTGGCAACAGAACATATAGGATATCCTGAATGTTATTTGCCTTTATCTGAAGCAACACTTTATTTGTGTGCATGTCCAAAATCTAATTCGTCTTATTTAGCTTATGCTCAAGCTAAAGAATTTATAAGTCAAAATAATTTTGAAATACCTGCCAAATTAATAAATCCCTTAAATAAAACGATGCAAAAACAAGGATTCGGTTTAAATTATAAGTATCCTCACGATTATGGAGGATTTGTAAAAGAAAGTTATATGCCTGAAGGTTTTGAAAAACTACAGTTTTTTACTCCCAAAGATATTGGCGTTGAAAAAAGGATAAAAGAAAGATTAAAAGAACTATGGAAAGATCAAAAAAAATATTAAAAACGTGAAAATGAATTTTTTTTCATTTTTTAAAAATGAAAAAGGAACAATGAAATATTTTTCACCAAAAACAAATAATTGTTAATAAATATGAATAAAATTGTTTATTTAAACTTTTCTTGCTTGACAATTCGTGTTCACATATATTATAATTAATGGAGACATAATAAATAAAGGTTTTTTAGAAATAAAAAATAATAGGATTCGAACTTATAATCAGCTGATGAGGTGAATATATTGGATATACCAATACTTGATGTGAGAAATTTAAGTACTCATTTTCCTATAGCAGAAGGAACAGTAAAAGCTGTAAATCAAGTTTTTTTTACCTTAAATAAAAATGAATCACTGGGTATTGTTGGAGAAACGGGATCAGGTAAAAGTGTTACGATGAAGTCGGTTATGGGTTTAATAAAGAAACCTGGTTATGTTACGGAAGATAGTCAGATTTTGTTTTATACCGATGAGTTTAATAAAAAAGGTCAAAAAGAATATGTAGATCTTGCAAAGATAAAATCAAAAGATTTTACTAGAATAAGAGGAAAACATATAGGCATGGTTTTTCAAGATCCAATGTCTTCGTTGAATCCAATGTTTACAATAGCTGATCAAATGATAGAAACTATAGTATATCATCAGAACGTGTCAATTGATGAAGCAAGAGAGAGAGCTATAAAGCTTTTAGATGATGTAGGAATAGCTAATCCTGATGAAAGAATAGATAATTATCCTTTTCAGTTTTCAGGCGGGCAAAGGCAGAGGATAGTTATAGCTATAAGCCTTTCTTGTAATCCTGAAATTCTTATAGCTGATGAACCAACTACTGCTTTAGATGTTACCATTCAAGCTCAAATATTAGAATTGATGAAAGATTTGCAAAACGAATATGAAATGGGCTTAATATATATAACTCATGACTTATCTGTTATTGCTGAAATTGCAGATAAAGTTATGGTTATGTACGGTGGTACACAGATGGAAGTAGCAGACATTTATACATTATTTGAAAAACCTATGCATCCATATACTAATGCACTATTTTCATGTATTCCAAGGCATGATATAAAGAAAGAGGAGCTCAATCCTATAAAAGGTCAGCCTCCAGTGATGCTTGATCCACCTCCATTGTGCCCTTTTTTGCCAAGATGTCAAAATTCAATAGATAAATGTAAGAAAGAATGGCCGGATCTTGTTGAAATTGAAGAAGATCATTTTTTGAGATGTTTTAATCCTAATACAACATTTTCTAAAGATGGCTCAAAATTTTTAGATAGCAGCAAGGAGGCACTTTAATGCTTTTAAAAGTTCGAAATCTCAAAAAATATTTTCCTATAAAACAAGGGTTCTTGATAGATAGAACAGTAGGATATATAAAAGCAGTGGATGGAGTAAGCTTAGAGTTAGATGAAAATGAAACATATGGTTTAGTTGGAGAATCTGGTTGTGGAAAAACAACTGTAGGGAAAACTATTTTAAGATTAGAAGACCCGACAACAGGCAAAATATTCCTAAACGATGAAGAGACATCACATTATTTTCTGAGTAAAAGAGAAGGGATAAAATATTTACAAAGAGAATACATTGATAAAGCAGATGAATTTTTAGATAAATTTGGAAGTAAAGAAAAAGTTTTAGAAGAAGTAGAGGATGTTGAAAAAAAATATCTCAAATACTATTTCGATAATGGTAAGGAAAAGTTCTTTGAATACATGTATAGAGGCATTGATGATAAAAGAGCGCAATTTAGAAAAAGTGTTCAAATTGTTTTTCAAGATCCAACTTCTTCGTTAAATTCAAGAATGACCGTGGGTCAGATGTTGATGGAACCTTTGCTTTTTCATAGAATTGCTAAAAATAGGCTTCAAGCTAAAAATATTGTACTTGATATTTTACAAAAAGTAGGCTTAAAATCATATCATTCAGATAGATATCCACATCAATTTTCTGGTGGACAAAGGCAAAGAGTTGCAGTAGCAAGAGCTATAATTTTAAATCCTAAATTGATAATTTTAGACGAGCCAACTTCAGCACTTGATGTTTCAGTTCAAGCACAAATAATTAATTTACTCAAAGAGTTACAGAAAGAATTTAAAGTTGGATATCTTTTTATTTCTCACGATTTGGGATTAGTAAGGTTTATTTCGGATCATGTAGGGGT
Proteins encoded in this region:
- a CDS encoding NAD-dependent epimerase/dehydratase family protein; amino-acid sequence: MEEKIKYKILVTGGAGFIGSNLVDKLIEIGHTVVVVDNLSTGNADFLSPLALFYQQDIRDYKVLDMIFESHKFDYVFHLAAQISVPDSVKNPNKDAEINIMGTLNLLELCLKYGVKKLIFSSTGGAIYGDNAPIPTSEEYCPHPMSPYAISKLASEHYIRFFSDQYSLNYSILRYSNVYGPKQTPKGEAGVVAIFTEKMLNNEETYIYGDGEQVRDFIHVYDVVEANILSLQKGDKEVINISTNSKTTINELFNIMKKETEYNKFPIYKPQRAGDINVSLLSNDKAKIVLGWYPKLKLQEGVKNTIDWYRTSI
- a CDS encoding replication-associated recombination protein A: MTGTEPLYEKIRPQKIEDILGNEKLKEILKTWVNNKRIRSFVIWGEPGSGKSTIIRALLNDIKDLYEIYSISGALEGKKKIKSIIEKENNLFSKSKLLFVDEIHRLNKAEQDTLLLSVETGELTLIGATTENPAISINPALLSRILVFKTNELAEKDYEILFDNIEKYYGDLRIEKEARKALVEYAGKDIRRIMNLIETTKEAGNNQITLELLKDFTGYRLNYDIKSKYGFISAYIKSVRGSDPDAAILYLAYMLESGEDPMYIARRMVILSSEDIGLADPNAINIAVSAMVATEHIGYPECYLPLSEATLYLCACPKSNSSYLAYAQAKEFISQNNFEIPAKLINPLNKTMQKQGFGLNYKYPHDYGGFVKESYMPEGFEKLQFFTPKDIGVEKRIKERLKELWKDQKKY
- a CDS encoding ABC transporter ATP-binding protein, producing MLDIPILDVRNLSTHFPIAEGTVKAVNQVFFTLNKNESLGIVGETGSGKSVTMKSVMGLIKKPGYVTEDSQILFYTDEFNKKGQKEYVDLAKIKSKDFTRIRGKHIGMVFQDPMSSLNPMFTIADQMIETIVYHQNVSIDEARERAIKLLDDVGIANPDERIDNYPFQFSGGQRQRIVIAISLSCNPEILIADEPTTALDVTIQAQILELMKDLQNEYEMGLIYITHDLSVIAEIADKVMVMYGGTQMEVADIYTLFEKPMHPYTNALFSCIPRHDIKKEELNPIKGQPPVMLDPPPLCPFLPRCQNSIDKCKKEWPDLVEIEEDHFLRCFNPNTTFSKDGSKFLDSSKEAL
- a CDS encoding ABC transporter ATP-binding protein, translated to MLLKVRNLKKYFPIKQGFLIDRTVGYIKAVDGVSLELDENETYGLVGESGCGKTTVGKTILRLEDPTTGKIFLNDEETSHYFLSKREGIKYLQREYIDKADEFLDKFGSKEKVLEEVEDVEKKYLKYYFDNGKEKFFEYMYRGIDDKRAQFRKSVQIVFQDPTSSLNSRMTVGQMLMEPLLFHRIAKNRLQAKNIVLDILQKVGLKSYHSDRYPHQFSGGQRQRVAVARAIILNPKLIILDEPTSALDVSVQAQIINLLKELQKEFKVGYLFISHDLGLVRFISDHVGVMYLGRVVEYGDGTEIFDNTLHPYSQALLEAAPLPDPKKRRDRKKYLVKGQVPSPVNRPKGCFFNPRCRFAMNLCKENYPDFYKVNEKHQVACFLYQAEENFSKNKEVSKLH